The nucleotide window CGTGGCGGATGTTTCCTTTCAGGGCGGCAGGCATGATGGTTGGTTTCGCAGCCGGCGCGGCGGCCCCGGCCAGGCCGAGGGTGCCCACCGCGGCGGTGCTGGTGAGCAGGCCTTTGAGGGCGGCGCGGCGGTTCCAGGTGGCAGCCATACCTAGCTGGCGTTGGCCAAACGGGCATTGGCATCAACGCCGGCTGCCTCAGTGGAAACAGGTGCGGTGTTGCGCTCCTTGAACAGGAGCAGGAACAGCACCAGCACCGCGGCGGCAATACCGGCCGGTATCAGCCAGATCATGCGCCAGTCGTGGGTACCGGCCGAGAGCTGGTAGCTGTCGAAGATGCGGCCCGAAAGCAGCGTGCCAATCAGCATGCCCACGCCGTAGGTAGCCAGCGTGATGAAGCCCTGAGCCGAGCTTTTGAACTGCTCGCCAGCCAGGTTGTCGGTGTAGATCTGGCCTGTTACGAAGAAGAAGTCGTAGCAGATGCCGTGTAGCACGATGCCCGCAATCAGCAGCCAGTAGCCGCTTTCCCCGTTGCCGTAGGCGAAGCACACGTAGCGCAACACCCAGGCCGCCATGCCAATAGCCAGCATCTTCTTGACGCCCAGCTTGCTGAAAAACAGCGGAATGGCCAGCATAAACAGCAGCTCCGATACCTGCCCGAGGCTCTGCACCCCGGCGGCGGCCTTCATGCCCACTTCGTTCAGGAAGGGGTTGGTGAAGCCGTAGTAGAACGCCAGTGGAATGCAGATGGCAATGGACGCCAGGAAAAATGTGAGGTAGGAGCGGTTTTTCAGCATGCCAATGGCATCGAGTCCCAGCAAGCTGCCCACGGAGCTTGACTGCCCTTTCTTCACCGGCGGGGTAGCCGGCAGCGTGAAGCTGAATACGCCCAGCAGGGCCGAGGCCCCGGCCGCCATCAGGAAGGTGGACTGGAGGCTGTTGCTTTGCTCCCAGTTCAGCCTCCCGATGGTGAGGCCGGCCACAATCCAGCCCAGGGTGCCCAGCACCCGGATGGGCGCAAACTCCTTCTGCGGATTCTGCATCTGCCGGAAGGCAATGGAGTTCACCAGCGCCAGCGTGGGCATGTACAAGATCATGTAGGTGAGGATGCTAGGGTAGAAGCTGCTGAAATCCGGGGCCTGGGAAGCGCGCCACAGCAACACCGCTCCGGCTAGGTGCAGCACGCCCAGAATCTTCTGGGCCGAGAAAAACCGGTCGGCAATGAGCCCCACGATGAAGGGCGCCACAATGGCCCCGATGGACTGGGTAAGAAACGCCACGCCCACCTGTGTGCCCGAGGCCCCCAGGTTGCGCAGCAAGTACGTGCCCAGCGTGACAAACCACGCGCCCCAGATGAAGAACTCCAGGAACATCATGAAGGACAGTTTTACCCGGATTGAAGAAGTCATGAGCAGGTGGGAATAGGGGTTGGGGTAGTGTAGCGTTTGTCATTCCGAGCGTAGCGAGGAATCTGGGTGAAGCCGTTGACACGGATTACTCCAGATTCCTCGCTACGCTCGGAATGACACGGTTTTTACTTCAGACTCAGAATGTAGCGAGTCATTTCCTCGGCGTCTTTCTGGGAGAGACCGGGGTGGGGCGTCATGGCAATATCACTCCAGTTGCCGCTGCCGCCGGTTATGATTTTCCCAGCCAGCATGCTCACGTTGGCCTCCGTGGCGGGGTATTTGGCGGCCACATCCTTGTAGGCCGGGCCCAACAGCTTCTCGGCTTCGCGGTGGCAGCTGGCGCAGTCGGCCGACTGGATGAGCTTGGCCCCGCCGGCCACCGCCCCGCCCGTAGGCGCCGTCCCGATTTTGGTGGCGTTGGTGTCTACCTGAGGCTGGCGGGCCACGGCGCTGATGTTGGCACCGGTGGCGCTATCGGCGGCCGGCACGGTTTCATCGGCCAAGGTATAGGATTCTTTGGCGGCAGGCTTGTCGGATTCGGAGCCGCAGGAAGCCAGGCTGGCGCAGAGCGTTAAGAGCAGAAACGCGTTTTTCATGGGGAAGTCGGAAGAGTTAGAAGCCGAGCAGGCTGTTGTTGCGGGCCGCGTCGATGCCGGAGGCGGCAAAGTCGTCGAATACCTTGTCGGTGACGCGGATGATGTGGTTTTGAATGAAAGGCGCGCCTTCGCGGGCTCCGTCTTCGGGGTGCTTGAGGGCGCATTCCCACTCCAGCACGGCCCAGCCAGGGTAATCATACTGGGTGAGCTTGCTGAAAATAGCTTTAAAATCCACCTGCCCGTCGCCGAGGGAGCGGAAGCGGCCAGCGCGGTCGGCCCAGCCCTGGTAGCCCCCGTACACGCCCTGGCGGCCGGTGGGGTTGAACTCCGCATCCTTCACGTGGAAAGCCCGGATTCGCTCGTGGTAGATGTCGATGTACTCCAGGTAATCCAGGCACTGCAGCACGAAGTGGGAGGGGTCGTAGAGCAGGCAGGCGCGGGGGTGGTGGTCTACTTTCGCCAGAAATTGTTCGTAGCTCACGCCGTCGTGCAGGTCCTCGCCAGCATGAATTTCGTAGCACACATCCACGCCGCACTCGTCAAATACGTCCAGAATAGGCCGCCAGCGGCGGGCCAGCTCCGTAAAGCCCGTTTCCACGAGACCGGCCGGGCGCTGGGGCCACGGGTACACGTAGGGCCAAAGCAGCGCCCCGCTGAACGTGGCGTGGGCCGTAAGCCCCAGCCGTTGCGAAGCCTGCGCGGCGTACTTGAGCTGCTGCACGGCCCACTGCTGCCGGGCGGCCGGGTTGCCGCGCACTTCCTCGGGCGCAAAGCCGTCGAACAGCTGGTCGTACACGGGATTTACCGCCACCAGCTGGCCCTGCAGGTGGGTGGATAGCTCGGTGATTTCCAGGCCCGCGGCCTGCACCGTACCGCGCAGCTCGTCGGCGTAGGTCTGGCTCTCGGCGGCCAGCTTCAGGTCGATAAAGCGGCTGTCCAGCGTGGGCAGCTGCAGGCCTTTGTAGCCCAGACCGGCTGCCCACTCACAAATATTGGCCAGGCTGTTGAAGGGGGCTTGGTCGCCGATGAACTGGGCCAGAAAAATGCCGGGTCCTTTGATGGTTTTCATTTTGAGAGCTTAGAGCAGAGAACTTAGAGCGTAGGTTTTTTCGATAGAACTGAGTCTGAACTCTAAGTTCTCTGCTCTAAGCTATCAATAGCCGGAAACTCGGTCCACTTCTGCGCGGAGCGGCCCGAGGCAATGACGTTTTCAATGAAGGCCATGCCCCGCAAGCCGTCCTCGATGCCGGGGTAGTCCAGGGCTTCGGGTGGGGCGGGTTGGCCGGTTTGTTCGGCCAGCAAGGTCAGAGCGAAGTTGCGGTAGAGGTTGGCAAAGGCTTCGAGGTAGCCCTCGGGGTGACCGGCCGGAATGCGGCTGTTGTGGCGGGCGGCGGCGCTGAGGTAGCCCGCTCCCGTGCGCCGGATTTCGGTGGGTCTGTCCAGCCACTTCACCAGCAGCGTGTTGGCATCGGCCTGCTGCCAGTCGAGGCCGCCTTTTTCCCCGTAGATGCGCAGGCGCACATTGTTTTCCTCGCCGGCTGCCACCTGGGTAGCCACCAGCACCCCGCTGGCCCCGCCGGTTAACCGGAGCAGTACGGCCCCGTCATCATCCAGCTGGCGACCAGGCACTACAATATTGATGTCGGCGCAGAGTTGGGTGACTTGCAGGCCGCTCACGTATTCGAGCAGGTTGAAGGCGTGCGTGCCGATGTCGCCCATAGAGCCGGCCACGCCGCTGCGGGCGGGGTCCGTGCGCCAGGAAGCCTGCTTGTTGCTGCCACCTTCCTCAAAGTTGCTTAGCCAGCCCTGGGGGTACTCCACGTACACTTTTCGGATGGCGCCCAGCTCCCCGGAAGCCACCAGCTGGCGGGCCTCCTTGAGCATGGGGTAGCCCGTGTAGGTGTGCGTAAGGCAGAGCCGGCGGCCGGTGGCTGCAACCACCGACCGTAACTCCTTGGCCTCCGCCAGGGAAAAGGTCATCGGCTTATCCAGCACCACATCAAACCCGCTTTCCAAGGCCAGCTTGGCCGGTGCGAAGTGCAAGTGATTGGGCGTGACGATGCTGATGACCTGCACCCGCTCATCGGCCGGGCGTTGGGCTTCCTGGGTAATGAGCTCCTGGTAGGAGCCATACACCCGGTCCGGCGCCAGTCCCAGCTCCTGCCCGGTAGCGCGG belongs to Hymenobacter sp. J193 and includes:
- a CDS encoding nucleoside permease, whose translation is MTSSIRVKLSFMMFLEFFIWGAWFVTLGTYLLRNLGASGTQVGVAFLTQSIGAIVAPFIVGLIADRFFSAQKILGVLHLAGAVLLWRASQAPDFSSFYPSILTYMILYMPTLALVNSIAFRQMQNPQKEFAPIRVLGTLGWIVAGLTIGRLNWEQSNSLQSTFLMAAGASALLGVFSFTLPATPPVKKGQSSSVGSLLGLDAIGMLKNRSYLTFFLASIAICIPLAFYYGFTNPFLNEVGMKAAAGVQSLGQVSELLFMLAIPLFFSKLGVKKMLAIGMAAWVLRYVCFAYGNGESGYWLLIAGIVLHGICYDFFFVTGQIYTDNLAGEQFKSSAQGFITLATYGVGMLIGTLLSGRIFDSYQLSAGTHDWRMIWLIPAGIAAAVLVLFLLLFKERNTAPVSTEAAGVDANARLANAS
- a CDS encoding c-type cytochrome, whose amino-acid sequence is MKNAFLLLTLCASLASCGSESDKPAAKESYTLADETVPAADSATGANISAVARQPQVDTNATKIGTAPTGGAVAGGAKLIQSADCASCHREAEKLLGPAYKDVAAKYPATEANVSMLAGKIITGGSGNWSDIAMTPHPGLSQKDAEEMTRYILSLK
- a CDS encoding sugar phosphate isomerase/epimerase; this translates as MKTIKGPGIFLAQFIGDQAPFNSLANICEWAAGLGYKGLQLPTLDSRFIDLKLAAESQTYADELRGTVQAAGLEITELSTHLQGQLVAVNPVYDQLFDGFAPEEVRGNPAARQQWAVQQLKYAAQASQRLGLTAHATFSGALLWPYVYPWPQRPAGLVETGFTELARRWRPILDVFDECGVDVCYEIHAGEDLHDGVSYEQFLAKVDHHPRACLLYDPSHFVLQCLDYLEYIDIYHERIRAFHVKDAEFNPTGRQGVYGGYQGWADRAGRFRSLGDGQVDFKAIFSKLTQYDYPGWAVLEWECALKHPEDGAREGAPFIQNHIIRVTDKVFDDFAASGIDAARNNSLLGF
- a CDS encoding Gfo/Idh/MocA family protein, with the translated sequence MKLRLGMIGGGQGAFIGAVHRMAAALDGLYELTAGAFSSNPDTSRATGQELGLAPDRVYGSYQELITQEAQRPADERVQVISIVTPNHLHFAPAKLALESGFDVVLDKPMTFSLAEAKELRSVVAATGRRLCLTHTYTGYPMLKEARQLVASGELGAIRKVYVEYPQGWLSNFEEGGSNKQASWRTDPARSGVAGSMGDIGTHAFNLLEYVSGLQVTQLCADINIVVPGRQLDDDGAVLLRLTGGASGVLVATQVAAGEENNVRLRIYGEKGGLDWQQADANTLLVKWLDRPTEIRRTGAGYLSAAARHNSRIPAGHPEGYLEAFANLYRNFALTLLAEQTGQPAPPEALDYPGIEDGLRGMAFIENVIASGRSAQKWTEFPAIDSLEQRT